The DNA region CTGGTAATCCTCAAAATCTTTTGCAAGCGCGTATCTACTATCAAGACGCTTTAGAAATATTTACGAAATACCAACAAATTGCCCAAGCAGAGGTAGTAGCCCAAGCACTACAAGATGTAGAAGCAGAAATAGGGAATAGGGAGTAGGTTAGTTATTCTTTCTCCCTCATCTCCCCACTCCCCTAATTCCTAACAATCAGGACAAAACAGCATGAGAGATATTTTTACCTACTCAAACGTGATAAATTTTCTCACAAGTTTAGCAGATGGTGACTTGAACATAGCAACAGAATTTGTGTGGTTAATCATCGCCGCAGCCTTGTCTATGGTCGGCGGTGCAATTGGCGGAATGCTGTTAGCTGGTAAAGATATAGGCTATCAGTTTTCAGCCATGCTTGGTGCATTATTTGCCCCTGCGGGTGTAATTCCCGCCATCTTCTTAGGGCTTGCTGCCTTAAATTTATTGACAAATTATTAGGAGACAACATGTTAGAAATAGGGTGGTTTTCAGCCAAGTTATTTTTTAAAGGAAAGCTACTACGTGACCCAGTGTATTTTGTTAAACAAACTACTATTGGTATTGCTATAGGTTTCTTACTATTAGTGTTACTCGCACAAGCCCCAATTCCCTTTTACTTACCAATAATATTATCTAGCTTGGTGACGGGTATAATTATGCCATTTCTCCTCAAGGACTTCAAAATGAAGTGATTAGTCATTGATAAACAACTAATGACTAATGACCAATGACCAATGACTAATGACCAATGACAAACCTTGAAGAATTAGTTCAGGAAATTAACCGCTTTGAGGCGATTATATCCGAGTGGGATGAAAGCCAAAGGTGTGTAGCAGTAGGTCTAAAAAGAGCAATTGAGGCTTTGCATAAAGCTGCATTGACTAACTTGATTAAAAGCCTTAAACAAGAATCAATGCCAGCTTTGCGCCATGCTGTTGCAGATGAATTAGTGTATGCAGTCTTACTGTATCACGAACTAGTCAAACCACCGAAACCTCTACTTTCACAACGTATTCAGACAGCCCTTGAAGAAGTTCGCCCAGGTTTAAAAAGCCATAATGGGGATGTAGAAATAGTGGCAATTAAGCCGCCAGATACAGTAGAAGTCAGATTAATCGGAACTTGCAGCAGTTGTCCAGCTTCTACTTTAACTTTATCTCAAGGAGTAGAACAGGCAATCAAAAACCATTGTCCAGAAATTACCAAAGTAGTTGCAGTTGCTAACAACTTTACTGTTAACAACGTAAATTCTGGTTTAATCAGCCCATTCTCTTCAAAAATAACTTCTACCTGGATCAAAGTAGCGACTATTGATCAAGTTCCGGAATTTAGTGTATTAGCAGTACAACTTGCTGGTACTTCACTAATTTTACATCGTCAAGGCATTACAGTTAAATCTTACCGTAATGCTTGTACCCATCTAGGATCTCCCTTAGAAAAAGGTAAAGTTGAAAATGGTATTATTACCTGTCCTGCCCACGGATTCCAGTACAAATTAGAGACAGGTAAATGCTTAACCGTTCCTGATGTTTCGCTTCAGTCGTATCCAGTCAAGGTTAAAGACGATAAAGTTTTTGTGAAACTACAAAAATGATGATGCAAAGATAAGATGTCAGCAAATATACTTGGCAATTAGTCAATCACCGCTAATTTGCTTTTTCATTTCAGTAGTTCGCGCATTCATCTTAGTGTTTTGTACAAGCAAAATGCCCGAATGCTTTCTCAATATCTCTAAATTCATTCTCATTTGTGTAATTCAGGTATTGATTTTAGTGTTTTGAGAAAGTAAAAAGGCATATTACTTTCTCAAAAGATCATTTGACTTATTCAAACCCCAGTTTGCTTTCTCATTTCAGTAAATCACGCACTCATGCCAAAAATTTGCTATGTAGCAAAAGTTACTAAAAGCTATCTTGATTTTTAAGCTTGATTAATACAGAAGTTGATTAGAGGTTTTAACTGAATTTGAAAAAAGCATAATGCAAAACCGTTACTGTTGTTACATGCTAATCAACATTAATGTTTTTAAATAATTATCAGCCTCTATCTGCGGTTCATGGATATCCCAAACATAATTAATTCCATATCACAATTACCGCTAGAAGCAACAGAAAATCCTCAATATTTACCTCTATCACCTCAAGGTGCGGAGGTAATTTTAGGTAACATTATTGAACCAGAGCAATTAGTTATACCTGTAGCACCCAATGCCACAACAATGTTTGGGCCTCGTGCTGCTTGTTTATTATCAGAAACTGGCCCATTATGGGTATCAGATACAGGACATCATCGATTATTAGGATGGCAGAATTTACCCACTAGAGATAGTCAACCGGCTGATTGGGTAATTGGACAACTTGATTTTTATCATGAAGGACAAAATGCTAAAAATATACCAGGAAGGGCAACCTTAAGTGTACCAACAGGGATTTGTGCTTGCGGCGAAGGATTAGCTGTAGCAGATGCTTGGAATCATCGGGTTTTGATTTGGAAGAATTTACCAGAAGATAACAATGTTCCGGCAGATTTGGTGTTAGGGCAAGTTAATTTTACCAATAATGAACCAAATCAAGGAAATCAAGTAGCATCTGCTAGTACAATGCACTGGCCCTATGGTGTTTTCTATCATCAAGGACGGCTATTTATTGCTGACACTGGTAATCGAAGAGTATTAATTTGGCATCAATTACCAACAGAAAATGGTCAACCTGCTGATGTAGTTTTGGGACAACCAGATATGATATCTCGCAATGAAAACGGCGGTGCTTCTCCAACCGCAGCGAGTATGCGTTGGTGTCACGATATCGCTTTTTGGGGAAAAAATCTAGTTGTCAGCGATGCAGGTAATCACCGGGTAATGATTTGGCAAGGAATACCCACAGAAAATAATGCTCCTTGTGCAGTAGTTTTAGGACAAAAAAGCTTTGATTTTGTGGAAATGAATCAAGGAGTTTATTTGCCAAGTGCTAGTAGTTTGAGTATGCCTTATGGTGTAGGAGTGGCTGACGATTGGTTAGTAGTTGCAGATACCGCTAATTCTCGTTTGTTAGGATGGAAGAAACCAGAATCAATTTTATCACTGCAAGGTGCGGCAGCAGATGGGTTAGCAGGACAAATAAATTTTCAAAGTAAAGGTGAAAATCGTAATTTCGGATTGCCAAAACGAGACA from Nostoc commune NIES-4072 includes:
- a CDS encoding NifU family protein, which codes for MTNLEELVQEINRFEAIISEWDESQRCVAVGLKRAIEALHKAALTNLIKSLKQESMPALRHAVADELVYAVLLYHELVKPPKPLLSQRIQTALEEVRPGLKSHNGDVEIVAIKPPDTVEVRLIGTCSSCPASTLTLSQGVEQAIKNHCPEITKVVAVANNFTVNNVNSGLISPFSSKITSTWIKVATIDQVPEFSVLAVQLAGTSLILHRQGITVKSYRNACTHLGSPLEKGKVENGIITCPAHGFQYKLETGKCLTVPDVSLQSYPVKVKDDKVFVKLQK